The Pseudomonadota bacterium genome includes a region encoding these proteins:
- a CDS encoding ABC transporter substrate-binding protein produces the protein MNDNKNIRRLSPILIALIIIGCSQANPDKQQSFVQIGEFTLNRISKDRIDVHDGAGRMLVLIPRNIPAPKDVDPVKIVRTPVKRVVAYGFFDVAVLRALGVLEEVLVGVTNPAGNWYIKEVKQGLASGKIAYLGDASSIDYERIKQQSPELVLTWDPSIIPMLDELGIPCAVTSTPTAMCLNARMRFVQFLAPFFNREAEATAFFDRVNNTLLEIREKTANAGSAPKVMWGDIYEKRVLVEPGNAWVGELIGLTQSDYLFEDVYGTSCIEISVERFLYSGEEADILFTYRTKEYGATSKAALARMNPLFSDIKPLKSGKVYAPLPHYVQSGDHLDEILTEIAAIIHPKLYPDFKRRYFTELPDTDPPDIGGLI, from the coding sequence ATGAACGATAATAAAAATATACGGCGCCTGTCGCCTATCCTGATTGCATTGATTATTATCGGTTGCAGCCAGGCCAACCCCGATAAACAACAATCTTTTGTCCAGATCGGCGAATTTACGCTAAACCGGATTTCAAAAGACCGTATTGATGTGCATGACGGAGCAGGGCGCATGCTGGTCTTGATTCCGCGCAATATACCGGCACCAAAAGATGTAGATCCTGTAAAAATTGTCAGAACTCCTGTAAAACGTGTTGTAGCCTATGGGTTTTTTGATGTAGCAGTATTGCGTGCTTTGGGTGTATTGGAAGAAGTTCTGGTGGGTGTTACAAATCCTGCCGGCAATTGGTATATCAAAGAAGTAAAGCAGGGATTAGCTTCAGGCAAAATCGCATATTTAGGTGATGCGAGCAGTATCGATTACGAACGTATAAAACAACAAAGCCCTGAACTGGTGCTGACCTGGGACCCTTCCATAATACCCATGCTTGATGAACTCGGCATCCCCTGCGCAGTCACCTCAACACCGACTGCCATGTGCCTCAATGCCCGGATGCGTTTTGTGCAGTTTCTGGCTCCTTTTTTCAATCGTGAAGCAGAGGCAACCGCCTTTTTCGACCGAGTGAACAATACGTTGCTTGAGATTCGCGAAAAGACAGCCAATGCCGGATCTGCGCCCAAGGTGATGTGGGGTGATATTTACGAAAAAAGGGTATTGGTTGAACCCGGAAATGCCTGGGTCGGTGAACTGATCGGACTTACCCAAAGCGATTATCTGTTTGAGGATGTTTACGGTACTTCCTGTATCGAGATATCTGTAGAACGTTTCCTGTATAGCGGCGAAGAAGCCGATATACTGTTTACCTACCGCACAAAGGAATACGGAGCCACTTCCAAAGCGGCTCTGGCCCGGATGAATCCACTGTTTTCAGATATCAAGCCTTTAAAGTCAGGCAAAGTCTATGCACCTTTACCCCATTATGTTCAATCAGGCGACCATCTGGATGAAATACTAACGGAAATCGCCGCCATTATTCATCCCAAACTCTATCCCGATTTTAAACGCCGGTATTTTACCGAACTGCCTGACACTGATCCGCCTGATATCGGAGGCCTTATATGA
- a CDS encoding ABC transporter ATP-binding protein, which yields MNKNKKDHILACRDLIVGYKGKIVLSGLNMDFEKGQFISLLGPNGAGKTTLLRTLSRHLDPLGGHIELMGRPLSDLNAMELARIMAIVLTDKVSPPLFTVFEFVVLGRYPHTNFLGRLSNKDHSVVQNALIDVHAKNLSHRPFADLSDGERQKVLVARALAQQPLLLLLDEPTIHLDLKHRVEVMSILRDLCRTQGITVVASMHDIDVAAKVSDKVALLKGGSLNAWGAPESVLTSRAVTDLYDFNGANFNQRLGSIELRGNGNCGRAFVVAGMGSGAMVYRMLAKRGYSIATGIVHTNDLDFYVAKSLGAHCTVHSPMKSINGICVRKAIEQMDDCDVVIDCGFEINQLNRCNLSILKTALKNGKPVLTMRRKKINSLLKPSTQEHLIRCSNIGQLFEELDRLTPNHNFGRYVPEKQMEAQ from the coding sequence ATGAATAAAAACAAAAAAGACCATATCCTGGCCTGCCGGGATCTGATCGTCGGCTACAAAGGCAAGATTGTTCTAAGCGGGCTGAATATGGATTTTGAAAAAGGACAATTCATTTCACTTCTGGGACCCAACGGAGCAGGCAAAACCACCCTGCTTCGCACCTTGTCACGTCATCTTGACCCGCTTGGCGGTCATATTGAGTTAATGGGGCGGCCTCTGAGCGACCTTAACGCTATGGAACTGGCCAGGATCATGGCAATTGTTCTGACGGACAAGGTATCACCACCTCTTTTTACCGTTTTTGAATTTGTTGTTCTTGGCCGCTATCCTCATACTAATTTCCTGGGACGGCTCAGCAATAAGGATCATTCAGTTGTTCAAAACGCCCTGATTGACGTACATGCCAAAAACCTGTCACACAGACCATTTGCGGATCTGAGCGATGGAGAACGCCAGAAAGTGTTGGTAGCCAGAGCGCTTGCCCAGCAACCACTTCTATTATTACTTGACGAACCGACAATTCATCTTGATCTGAAACACCGGGTTGAGGTTATGTCTATCCTGCGCGATCTGTGCCGGACACAAGGAATTACTGTGGTTGCTTCAATGCACGACATTGATGTAGCAGCAAAAGTGTCAGACAAAGTTGCTTTATTAAAGGGCGGCAGCCTGAATGCCTGGGGGGCTCCCGAATCTGTGCTTACCAGCCGGGCTGTTACCGATCTTTATGATTTCAACGGCGCAAACTTCAATCAACGCCTGGGAAGTATTGAACTGCGCGGAAACGGAAATTGTGGCCGCGCGTTCGTTGTAGCCGGTATGGGAAGCGGCGCTATGGTATACAGGATGCTGGCCAAACGGGGATATTCAATCGCAACCGGCATTGTACATACCAATGATCTGGATTTCTATGTTGCAAAATCTTTGGGAGCCCATTGCACTGTTCATTCGCCAATGAAGTCAATAAACGGAATATGTGTCAGAAAAGCTATAGAGCAAATGGATGATTGCGATGTAGTCATAGACTGCGGTTTTGAGATAAATCAATTAAACAGATGCAATCTGAGCATCTTAAAAACCGCTCTTAAGAACGGCAAACCGGTCTTAACCATGCGGCGCAAAAAAATCAATTCACTATTGAAACCGTCAACACAAGAGCACCTTATCCGCTGCTCCAACATAGGCCAATTATTTGAAGAACTGGACCGCCTGACTCCAAATCATAATTTTGGCCGGTATGTTCCCGAAAAACAGATGGAGGCTCAATGA
- a CDS encoding iron ABC transporter permease, with product MTTAESALSCVNPVTWRRPAVVFALLGIITACLVMLNIGIGSVSISLSEILQALISSHDVNTISSIIWKIRIPRAIAAVLGGAYLAVSGLLLQVYFRNPIVGPFILGISSGATVMVSFVMLTTLTVGMTVLSPFMTTIAAFAGAYGVMLIVVAVASRVKSGVTLLIVGLMMGYLCSAVTAILTALAEKEKIKGFVLWQLGSFSGFKWNEISVMLFLGGLILVLIYMLSKPLNAFLLGEEYAASMGVNIRRFRILILLFACALAGMVTSVAGPVAFVGLAVPHMARLGFGTSDNRILIPGACLMGALVTSLCDLIARMLLSPVELPLSAITAFFGAPVVIGLLIKRRVKM from the coding sequence ATGACAACAGCCGAATCAGCTCTTTCCTGTGTTAACCCTGTAACCTGGCGCAGACCTGCGGTTGTTTTTGCCCTTTTGGGGATTATAACTGCCTGTCTGGTAATGCTCAATATAGGTATCGGATCAGTTTCCATTTCTTTATCTGAAATTCTGCAAGCTCTGATAAGTTCACACGACGTTAACACAATATCATCTATTATCTGGAAAATCCGCATTCCCAGGGCTATCGCCGCAGTATTGGGAGGCGCATACCTTGCTGTTTCAGGACTGCTTCTTCAGGTATATTTCCGTAATCCTATCGTGGGACCCTTTATCTTGGGAATCTCTTCAGGCGCAACGGTGATGGTTTCATTTGTCATGCTGACCACACTGACAGTCGGCATGACCGTGCTTTCGCCCTTCATGACCACGATAGCAGCTTTTGCAGGCGCATATGGAGTAATGCTGATCGTTGTAGCAGTTGCATCACGTGTAAAAAGCGGGGTTACTCTGCTTATCGTAGGGCTGATGATGGGATATTTATGCAGTGCAGTTACCGCCATCCTCACCGCCCTTGCGGAAAAGGAAAAAATCAAGGGCTTTGTCCTCTGGCAGCTGGGAAGTTTTTCAGGCTTCAAGTGGAATGAAATTTCGGTAATGCTTTTTTTGGGTGGGCTCATCCTGGTCCTTATTTATATGCTGAGCAAGCCTTTAAACGCATTTTTACTGGGTGAAGAATATGCAGCTTCAATGGGAGTCAACATTCGCAGATTCCGCATTCTGATTCTGCTGTTCGCCTGCGCTCTGGCGGGCATGGTCACATCCGTGGCAGGCCCGGTGGCATTCGTGGGATTGGCAGTACCTCATATGGCTCGTCTCGGTTTTGGTACTTCAGATAATAGAATCCTTATACCCGGTGCCTGCCTGATGGGAGCGCTGGTTACCAGTCTGTGCGATCTGATTGCAAGGATGCTGCTTTCCCCCGTTGAGCTGCCTTTATCGGCAATCACCGCTTTTTTCGGCGCTCCTGTTGTTATAGGCCTTTTAATTAAACGGAGGGTAAAAATGTGA
- the cobN gene encoding cobaltochelatase subunit CobN, giving the protein MKPYKLCYFSATAMELPSLSEGVRQYTDTSGSEISVHARTQTQLFDKARQKAFVTQALNSDAIIITLHGGKPSFPAFDALTEALTAVTNDQRPYLHIQPTGGDEDSVEAARKHSPDFGTPVWDTIGRYLSHGGHINYHQLLIYLNNHLFGSNAECRPAIQLPHEGIYHPDIAGIPDLETYLAEKVDPSKITVGLWFYQTYWLNNNLAYIDAIIRSVESQGANVIPVFHQRYKDADRGNRGADYIVKHFFMDGDTPRIQVLINPLLFSLTLAAPEYKELLPCLNVPCIQAMISLNPYAQWKESLQGMHTMDVSYSAAQPEFDGVLITVPVATREQETIDPLTGALLAKYIPITERIDKMVRLSLNWGRLKSKTNADRRVAIIFHHYPPRNDRIGCAAGLDSFASVKGLLDRMQATGYRIDQTYSDGDKLAHDMLSRMTCDQRWLTPDQLAARAEAHAGRECFTPWHAALPETIREKMTADWGEIPGELFVYEDQMHFAGIINGNVFMTIQPPRGYLENIDKIYHDMYLSPPHHYLAHYRWIRDVFKADVVMHVGKHGSLEWLPGKSLGLSETCYPDLAIMELPNVYPYIINDPGEGTQAKRRSYACIIDHLTPAYTNADLYDDLGKVQGLVTDYAVAVAEDPAKVEILRPMIWEAVEAANLDKDLEINKEKALSDFDGFLERLHAYIEELSDTMINDGLHVMGIPPEEQRLEEFVVQLTRLANGDTPSLREAMVRSMGYNYDDVLEHRGKRPERFCGLSGAEIVSQAHKKALALAHGLAATGFRPDSVAAVTKEVLGQPLPEAEAVLTYIADTLVPNIRRCTEEIDFCFTGFTGGFVPPGPSGAPTRGQADILPTGRNFYSVDPNKIPSPAAWEVGVRLGNALIERYMQESGRYPDNIGILVYGTTTMRTRGDDIAEIYYLMGLRPVWAKGSGNVTGLEVIPLSELGRPRLDVTPRISGFFRDSFPNLVERIDEAVRIVSALKEPPESNFLRRNVYKDLEEYRRMGMSEEDAFREATFRVFGCPPGTYGAGVAELVESKNWETQEDLGNNYIRYSSHAYGMGSYGKQKPDVYRKHLSRMDVTVKNEDSREYDMMSCTDYYNYYGGMIVAVKTVRGELPFAVMGDSADPKRVKMRTTFEEAKHVLRSRLVNPKWLDGMKRHGYKGAGDISHMMDVVLGWDATAEVVDDWMYEKIADAYALDPKMQEWMNKVNPFALQNILDKLLEAINRGMWDADKQMEEDLRNAYLEMEGEIEEWTDTPGTEMIAEKKASAK; this is encoded by the coding sequence ATGAAACCTTATAAACTTTGTTATTTTTCCGCCACCGCTATGGAATTGCCTTCGCTCAGCGAAGGAGTCCGCCAATACACCGATACCAGCGGCAGTGAAATTTCCGTTCATGCCCGCACTCAAACCCAGTTATTCGACAAAGCACGTCAGAAGGCTTTTGTAACTCAAGCTTTAAATTCCGATGCGATCATCATTACACTACACGGAGGCAAGCCTTCTTTCCCTGCCTTTGATGCTTTGACCGAGGCATTGACCGCAGTTACCAACGATCAACGGCCATATCTGCATATCCAGCCCACCGGCGGTGACGAAGATTCGGTGGAAGCTGCCCGCAAACACTCTCCTGATTTCGGCACCCCTGTCTGGGATACGATCGGGCGCTATTTGAGCCATGGCGGCCATATAAATTATCACCAACTGTTGATTTATCTTAACAACCACCTTTTCGGCTCTAATGCTGAGTGCAGGCCCGCTATACAGCTTCCGCACGAAGGCATCTATCATCCTGATATTGCCGGTATCCCCGATCTTGAAACTTATCTGGCAGAAAAGGTAGATCCATCTAAAATTACTGTTGGTCTGTGGTTCTACCAGACCTATTGGCTAAACAATAATCTTGCATATATAGATGCCATTATCCGGTCTGTCGAATCCCAGGGCGCCAATGTAATTCCGGTTTTTCACCAGCGCTACAAAGACGCTGATCGTGGCAATCGCGGAGCCGATTACATAGTTAAACATTTTTTTATGGACGGTGATACTCCCCGTATCCAGGTATTAATAAATCCATTACTATTCTCACTAACCCTGGCAGCCCCTGAATACAAAGAGCTGCTTCCGTGCCTTAACGTACCGTGCATACAGGCAATGATTTCTCTCAATCCCTATGCTCAGTGGAAGGAAAGCTTACAGGGCATGCACACAATGGATGTCTCCTATTCGGCGGCTCAACCTGAATTCGACGGTGTATTGATCACCGTGCCGGTTGCCACCCGGGAACAGGAAACTATCGATCCTTTAACCGGCGCATTGTTGGCAAAGTATATACCTATTACGGAAAGGATTGACAAGATGGTGCGCTTATCTCTCAATTGGGGTCGCTTAAAATCCAAAACTAATGCGGATCGCCGTGTAGCCATAATTTTTCATCACTACCCGCCGCGCAATGACCGTATCGGCTGCGCTGCTGGCTTAGACAGCTTTGCCAGCGTCAAGGGCCTGCTGGACAGGATGCAGGCAACCGGTTATCGTATAGATCAAACATACAGTGACGGAGATAAACTGGCTCACGATATGCTAAGCCGAATGACCTGCGATCAGCGCTGGCTTACCCCGGACCAACTGGCCGCCAGAGCCGAGGCCCATGCCGGCCGTGAGTGCTTTACACCATGGCATGCTGCACTGCCTGAAACCATACGCGAAAAGATGACAGCCGACTGGGGTGAAATTCCGGGCGAACTTTTTGTCTACGAAGATCAGATGCACTTTGCAGGTATCATAAACGGCAATGTATTTATGACTATCCAGCCGCCCCGTGGTTATCTTGAAAACATAGATAAAATTTATCATGATATGTACCTTTCACCACCCCACCACTATCTTGCCCACTATCGCTGGATCAGGGATGTATTCAAGGCTGATGTGGTTATGCACGTCGGCAAACACGGCTCCCTTGAGTGGCTGCCCGGAAAATCTCTGGGGCTTTCCGAAACCTGCTATCCGGATCTTGCTATCATGGAATTGCCCAATGTTTATCCATATATCATCAATGACCCGGGGGAAGGCACCCAGGCCAAACGTCGCAGTTATGCCTGTATAATCGACCATCTTACTCCGGCTTATACAAATGCCGATCTATATGATGATTTAGGCAAGGTACAGGGACTGGTAACCGACTATGCCGTGGCCGTGGCCGAAGATCCCGCCAAAGTTGAGATTTTGCGTCCCATGATCTGGGAAGCGGTAGAAGCCGCCAATCTTGATAAAGACCTGGAGATAAACAAAGAGAAGGCTCTCAGCGACTTCGACGGATTTCTGGAGCGGCTGCATGCCTACATCGAAGAACTGTCCGACACCATGATAAACGACGGCCTTCATGTCATGGGGATTCCTCCCGAAGAGCAACGCCTGGAAGAATTTGTCGTCCAGCTAACCCGCCTGGCAAACGGTGATACTCCTTCTTTAAGGGAAGCCATGGTACGCTCTATGGGCTATAATTATGATGATGTACTGGAGCATCGAGGCAAGCGGCCGGAACGATTTTGCGGTCTGAGCGGCGCAGAGATTGTCAGCCAGGCACATAAAAAGGCTCTTGCCCTGGCACATGGCCTGGCCGCCACAGGATTTCGGCCCGACAGCGTTGCTGCTGTAACCAAAGAAGTGCTGGGCCAACCCTTACCTGAAGCTGAGGCTGTTCTTACCTATATCGCAGATACCCTTGTACCGAATATCCGGCGCTGCACGGAAGAAATTGATTTTTGCTTCACCGGCTTTACCGGCGGATTTGTGCCTCCCGGCCCATCGGGCGCACCTACGCGCGGCCAGGCCGACATCCTGCCCACCGGGCGCAACTTCTATTCCGTAGACCCCAACAAAATCCCCAGCCCGGCTGCCTGGGAAGTGGGAGTACGTTTAGGCAACGCCCTCATCGAACGCTATATGCAGGAATCAGGCAGGTATCCGGACAATATCGGTATACTTGTTTATGGTACAACCACCATGCGCACACGGGGCGACGACATTGCTGAGATATACTATCTTATGGGCCTGCGTCCTGTGTGGGCCAAAGGCAGCGGTAATGTGACCGGATTGGAGGTAATTCCCTTAAGTGAACTTGGACGTCCCCGGCTGGATGTAACACCACGCATCTCAGGCTTTTTCCGTGATTCTTTCCCCAACCTGGTGGAACGCATAGACGAGGCTGTGCGAATTGTTTCGGCTCTTAAAGAACCGCCGGAATCAAATTTTTTGCGACGAAATGTTTACAAGGATCTTGAAGAATACCGCCGTATGGGAATGAGCGAAGAAGATGCCTTCCGTGAGGCAACATTCCGTGTCTTTGGCTGTCCTCCCGGCACTTATGGCGCAGGCGTAGCCGAACTGGTAGAATCTAAAAACTGGGAAACCCAGGAAGATCTGGGCAACAACTATATCCGCTATTCCTCCCACGCATACGGCATGGGCAGTTATGGCAAGCAGAAACCCGATGTTTACCGGAAACACCTGTCGCGCATGGATGTGACCGTGAAAAATGAAGATTCCAGGGAATACGACATGATGTCATGCACCGACTACTACAATTACTATGGCGGTATGATAGTTGCGGTTAAGACCGTACGAGGCGAGTTGCCGTTTGCCGTAATGGGAGACAGCGCCGATCCCAAGCGCGTCAAAATGCGCACCACTTTTGAAGAAGCAAAACATGTACTTCGATCCAGGCTGGTTAACCCCAAATGGCTGGATGGTATGAAGCGCCACGGATACAAAGGAGCAGGCGATATTTCCCATATGATGGATGTTGTCTTAGGTTGGGATGCCACCGCCGAAGTTGTCGATGACTGGATGTATGAAAAGATTGCCGATGCATACGCCCTCGACCCAAAGATGCAGGAGTGGATGAATA